The proteins below are encoded in one region of Bremerella sp. P1:
- a CDS encoding DUF1549 domain-containing protein: protein MRTISTYVLGVVIAVWQISAYAETFEAIQPRTCKPGESTSLVIHGKDLSDTVRLAFSAPGITWNVEKIEPTQAVVSVSVPAEHPLGPVHLWVAGKNGTAQVRTLLVDGLEPVVDNGNNHSLESAQEVPSLASVEGKCDPSLSDFYRLHAAAGQRIAFEIHTQDLHSAMDPVCRVVDGNGNTLIQADDSEVGPDVRFSYVFPKEGDYWIEVHDNRNAAGGAPYQLRIGDFPIVSHSFPLAVQNDQTTKVTFVGADAGQVQAREVQVPSASTEMVNIQALSNDGKSATWVPLLTSKYPQLTESESMPVSAPPIGINGRLSEPKEIDVYPIKGAKGQTVRITSRTRSLNSPTLLQMALLNPLGGKIAETKVSDSDEWSMDATFPEDGEYRLEVSDLLKRGGEQFGYWVEVVPGGTFSVSIKGDAKTREQYVIELKNGACAIDLDVARFGFDGEIDLTLAQPDRGIRLVNSRIPAQAKTGRVYLEATENWNLEQLEVVKLIAAAVGDPSNSCMVSSHAIHRAKEPFVLTPDSQLDGTLVLSANNKTNSPFAMEATGPIKFARPVRSHSAQMNLKRLQGEFKAGVEVLAGTLPPGWSTQVKADKDTYTLTFSRNEQATGEPDHLVLKAYGEFKGMGRLESFNVPIQWMEPVIVKLAFEEPIIRGGSVNVQASVIRDGGDAQPVSLTLPNLPQGVTGPESIAIAADQSVANFELKIGSEFSVDVPSAVTVQAASKFQGQDFTVSSSHEIPPLIDSPKQLTIYPTGIDLNDSTGRQQIVVIGTDESENSRDWTRHARITSSHPEIAEVRNGVVYPRADGEAAIKIEVGATQQTIPVKVSQMSTRRPVQFESEVLVALSKQGCNSGACHGSPSGKGGFRLSLRAFDLKLDELTLIHEDFGRRVNLIEPEKSLLLLKPLMKVSHGGGKQLSKEDEAYAILRDWIAGGAASDPDGTARITKLEVSPSEKQIRLVADGGQQLAVTAHFADGKTRDVTHLAAYESSNTTVATVNANGLVTPHARGEVVVLVRVLEYIESIPLMFVENQFGFKWTAPTPVNYIDQLVNEKLKQLQYLPAETCTDAEFLRRVHLDLLGVLPAVEETSAFLADTSADKRAKLIDTLLERDEYPKFWALKWGDVLRMTSKEVGDDGVYKYHRWVEDSLRTNMPYDEFATALLTGSGSTLANPPANFYRTAADMNQCVETISQVFLGARLQCAKCHNHPFERWTQDNYYGLGAFFNRVQQRKTERPGEMFIYTSFSGEVTQPRTGQVMTPWLPQVGSIDRKADADQRIAFAEWLVQPENPYFARIEANRIWSQLFARGIVEPIDDFRDSNPPANGPLLDALAKDFVDSGFDRKHLLRAILNSRTYQASHVTNEMNRDDTTYFSHQEPRMLGAEQLLDAINHTLKLNQKLGSLPAGTLATQMPAPDVAKVDFLKVFGQPERSTVCACERSSDSNLGMAIELFNGPLIHEKLRAENNRFRKNLAEGKSTEDVIKEIYLAAVCRLPSDVELKAALAHCSKATDPVSGVEDVCWALFNTDEFLFQH from the coding sequence ATGAGAACGATTTCAACTTACGTGCTCGGCGTTGTGATTGCCGTATGGCAAATTTCCGCATATGCCGAAACGTTCGAAGCGATCCAGCCGCGTACCTGCAAGCCAGGCGAATCAACCAGCTTGGTCATCCATGGGAAAGATCTTTCCGACACCGTGCGACTGGCATTCAGTGCGCCAGGCATCACGTGGAATGTCGAGAAGATTGAGCCGACTCAGGCGGTTGTCTCAGTTAGCGTACCCGCCGAGCATCCCCTCGGACCGGTTCATCTTTGGGTAGCGGGAAAGAACGGAACGGCACAAGTTCGTACGCTTCTAGTCGATGGGTTGGAACCCGTTGTAGATAACGGGAACAACCACTCCCTCGAATCGGCACAGGAAGTCCCTTCGTTAGCGTCCGTCGAAGGGAAGTGCGATCCATCGTTGAGCGACTTTTATCGGTTGCATGCCGCAGCTGGGCAGCGCATTGCCTTCGAGATTCATACCCAGGATCTTCACTCAGCAATGGACCCCGTATGTCGCGTCGTAGATGGAAATGGCAATACCCTCATTCAGGCAGATGATTCCGAAGTGGGCCCGGATGTTCGTTTCAGCTACGTCTTTCCCAAGGAGGGCGATTACTGGATTGAAGTCCACGACAACCGCAATGCAGCTGGTGGCGCGCCCTATCAATTACGTATCGGTGATTTTCCAATAGTCAGTCACAGCTTTCCGCTCGCCGTACAGAATGATCAAACAACGAAAGTAACTTTTGTGGGGGCGGATGCTGGGCAAGTCCAGGCGCGTGAAGTTCAGGTTCCGTCGGCTTCGACCGAGATGGTTAACATTCAGGCTCTGTCTAACGATGGCAAATCCGCAACTTGGGTTCCCCTGCTTACGAGCAAGTACCCCCAACTCACCGAATCAGAATCGATGCCAGTTTCTGCCCCGCCGATTGGCATCAATGGCCGCCTGAGTGAGCCTAAAGAGATTGACGTCTATCCGATTAAGGGAGCTAAGGGTCAGACGGTCAGGATCACATCACGAACGCGAAGCCTGAATAGTCCTACCTTGCTTCAGATGGCACTACTCAACCCATTGGGCGGCAAGATTGCCGAGACGAAAGTTTCCGACAGCGACGAATGGAGCATGGATGCCACCTTCCCTGAAGATGGCGAGTATCGGCTGGAGGTGTCTGACCTGCTGAAGCGTGGCGGGGAACAATTCGGCTACTGGGTTGAGGTCGTACCAGGGGGGACCTTTTCGGTGTCGATCAAGGGCGACGCGAAAACACGCGAGCAATATGTCATCGAGCTAAAGAACGGTGCATGTGCAATTGACCTCGATGTGGCTCGTTTTGGCTTCGATGGCGAAATCGATCTCACCTTAGCGCAGCCTGATCGTGGCATTCGCCTCGTCAACTCGCGTATTCCCGCCCAAGCGAAAACTGGGCGTGTCTACCTCGAAGCCACCGAGAACTGGAATCTCGAGCAATTGGAAGTGGTGAAACTTATCGCTGCGGCTGTGGGTGATCCGAGCAATTCGTGCATGGTAAGCAGCCACGCGATTCATCGCGCGAAAGAACCATTTGTCTTAACCCCCGATTCTCAGCTGGACGGAACTCTTGTTCTGTCGGCTAATAATAAAACGAATTCACCGTTCGCGATGGAAGCCACGGGGCCAATTAAGTTTGCTCGTCCGGTTCGATCTCACAGTGCCCAGATGAACCTCAAACGCCTGCAAGGTGAATTCAAGGCAGGCGTAGAAGTCCTGGCTGGCACGCTGCCGCCCGGTTGGAGTACTCAAGTCAAGGCCGACAAAGACACATACACGCTGACGTTCAGCCGAAACGAACAGGCAACTGGCGAGCCTGATCACTTGGTTTTAAAGGCCTATGGCGAATTCAAAGGAATGGGACGGTTGGAGAGCTTCAATGTGCCGATTCAATGGATGGAACCGGTGATTGTAAAGCTTGCTTTTGAGGAACCGATCATCCGTGGTGGTTCAGTGAATGTTCAAGCCAGCGTGATTCGTGACGGAGGTGATGCTCAGCCGGTAAGCCTGACATTGCCTAACCTTCCGCAAGGCGTCACTGGTCCAGAGTCGATCGCAATTGCGGCCGACCAATCCGTTGCGAACTTCGAACTCAAGATTGGGAGTGAATTTTCCGTTGACGTACCTAGTGCAGTGACAGTCCAAGCCGCCAGTAAGTTTCAGGGGCAGGATTTTACTGTAAGTTCGAGCCACGAGATACCGCCGCTGATCGACAGCCCGAAGCAACTGACTATTTATCCCACTGGAATTGATCTGAACGATTCCACAGGGCGGCAACAAATCGTCGTGATCGGAACGGATGAAAGTGAGAATTCACGAGATTGGACTCGGCATGCGCGGATTACGTCGTCCCATCCTGAAATTGCCGAGGTTCGTAACGGCGTTGTCTACCCACGGGCCGATGGCGAAGCGGCGATCAAGATCGAAGTTGGAGCCACTCAACAGACGATTCCAGTGAAGGTATCGCAGATGTCGACACGACGTCCGGTCCAATTTGAATCCGAAGTGCTGGTCGCCTTGTCGAAGCAGGGGTGTAATTCGGGTGCCTGTCACGGATCTCCCAGCGGCAAGGGAGGCTTTCGGCTATCGTTGCGAGCGTTTGATTTGAAGCTGGATGAACTCACGCTTATTCACGAAGACTTCGGCCGCCGCGTCAATCTGATTGAACCAGAGAAGAGCTTGTTGCTTCTTAAGCCGCTAATGAAGGTGTCGCACGGCGGAGGCAAGCAGTTAAGCAAAGAAGACGAAGCTTATGCGATACTGCGAGACTGGATCGCAGGCGGCGCGGCCTCAGATCCTGATGGCACTGCGCGGATAACCAAGCTGGAGGTGTCTCCAAGTGAGAAGCAAATCCGACTGGTCGCCGATGGTGGCCAGCAGCTAGCGGTAACCGCACATTTCGCCGACGGCAAAACGCGTGATGTAACGCATCTCGCGGCATACGAGTCGTCGAATACAACGGTTGCGACAGTCAATGCCAATGGCCTGGTTACGCCACATGCCCGAGGTGAAGTCGTTGTCCTTGTGCGAGTATTGGAATATATCGAGTCAATTCCGCTGATGTTCGTCGAGAATCAGTTCGGCTTTAAGTGGACGGCGCCAACCCCGGTCAACTATATCGACCAACTGGTAAACGAAAAACTAAAGCAGCTTCAGTACCTCCCAGCCGAGACTTGCACAGACGCGGAATTCCTCCGGCGAGTTCACTTGGATCTGCTGGGCGTGTTGCCTGCGGTAGAAGAGACATCCGCTTTCCTGGCCGATACATCCGCGGACAAACGGGCGAAGTTGATCGACACTCTCCTCGAGCGTGACGAGTATCCCAAATTCTGGGCACTCAAGTGGGGCGATGTGCTGAGGATGACCAGCAAAGAGGTTGGTGATGACGGGGTGTACAAATACCATCGCTGGGTTGAAGACTCACTCCGTACGAACATGCCGTATGATGAATTCGCCACCGCCCTTTTGACGGGATCAGGCAGTACATTGGCGAATCCGCCAGCAAACTTCTATCGTACAGCCGCCGACATGAACCAATGCGTGGAAACAATCTCGCAGGTGTTTCTCGGTGCTCGTTTACAGTGTGCTAAGTGCCACAATCACCCGTTCGAACGTTGGACTCAAGACAACTACTACGGTCTAGGGGCGTTCTTTAATCGAGTCCAACAGCGCAAAACCGAGCGTCCCGGTGAGATGTTCATCTATACATCCTTCTCAGGGGAGGTTACGCAGCCGCGAACCGGACAAGTGATGACTCCATGGCTGCCACAAGTAGGTAGTATCGATCGCAAAGCAGATGCTGATCAACGCATCGCGTTTGCCGAATGGCTCGTCCAGCCGGAAAACCCTTACTTTGCTCGTATCGAGGCCAATCGAATTTGGAGCCAGTTGTTTGCCCGGGGAATCGTCGAGCCCATCGACGACTTTCGCGACTCGAATCCACCAGCGAACGGCCCACTGTTAGATGCATTGGCGAAAGACTTCGTCGACAGCGGTTTCGATCGAAAGCATTTGTTGCGTGCGATTCTGAATAGCCGAACCTATCAAGCAAGCCACGTGACCAACGAAATGAATCGCGACGATACGACCTACTTTTCTCATCAGGAACCTCGTATGTTGGGCGCCGAGCAATTGCTTGATGCGATCAATCATACGTTGAAGCTGAATCAGAAGTTGGGTAGTCTGCCAGCAGGGACGTTGGCTACCCAGATGCCAGCGCCCGATGTCGCTAAGGTCGACTTTTTGAAAGTTTTCGGGCAACCCGAACGCAGTACGGTGTGTGCTTGCGAACGTTCCAGCGATTCCAACCTAGGGATGGCAATTGAGTTGTTCAACGGACCGCTGATCCACGAGAAACTCCGTGCGGAAAACAATCGATTCCGCAAGAATCTGGCTGAGGGAAAGAGTACCGAAGACGTAATCAAAGAGATTTACCTCGCGGCGGTGTGTCGCCTTCCCTCGGATGTCGAATTGAAAGCGGCGCTGGCGCATTGCTCGAAGGCTACCGATCCGGTTTCTGGTGTCGAGGATGTCTGTTGGGCGCTATTTAACACGGACGAGTTCTTGTTTCAGCATTAA
- a CDS encoding c-type cytochrome domain-containing protein, which translates to MTGQFYLSCLFLGSMSVVAFGADAPVSFRGDIAPILQDSCLACHGAKKAEGGYRVDNYEELFKAGDSGEVPISENANDPSELVRRIVCEDEFERMPAESDPLTGEQIAMFKRWVAEGAKFDGEDPTQELALVIPPPTYAPPPEHYSHPIPITAVSFSLDGKQIISAGYHELTVWNIEHGALIRRIPNVGQRVFAVSFSPDGKTLAVGCGEPGKSGEVRLVDYATGEVKGVVSRTSDVVLDIAFRPGTSELAVASADSSIRIVDTQTMKELRTIVSHADWVTSVAWSDDGKMLASSSRDKSAKVYDGASGDLVSSYLGHKDIVRGVNILPDNKQVVSVGADKKLHRWNIADNKKVAEVGLGSDGNKIVRQGDDVFVPCSDTRLLGIDLKSNKVVKEFKGHTNWVLSITPQPGVSDPAGQLLASGSFDGEVKLWKVADASPVRSWTAKP; encoded by the coding sequence ATGACTGGTCAATTTTATCTGTCGTGTCTTTTCCTAGGCAGCATGTCTGTGGTGGCGTTCGGTGCTGACGCGCCAGTTAGCTTCCGCGGTGATATTGCGCCCATACTTCAAGATAGCTGCTTGGCGTGTCATGGAGCAAAGAAGGCAGAAGGCGGGTATCGTGTCGACAACTACGAAGAGTTGTTTAAAGCAGGCGACTCAGGTGAAGTGCCGATTTCGGAGAATGCCAACGATCCAAGCGAATTGGTTCGCCGTATCGTATGTGAAGACGAATTCGAAAGGATGCCAGCGGAAAGCGATCCACTTACTGGTGAGCAGATTGCCATGTTCAAAAGGTGGGTCGCAGAGGGAGCGAAATTCGATGGAGAAGACCCCACTCAGGAACTCGCCCTGGTGATTCCCCCACCGACTTATGCGCCGCCTCCCGAGCATTATTCTCACCCTATTCCGATCACCGCTGTTTCGTTTTCATTAGATGGAAAGCAGATTATCTCAGCTGGCTACCATGAGCTTACTGTTTGGAATATTGAACACGGCGCACTCATCAGACGGATACCAAATGTTGGACAACGTGTGTTTGCGGTGAGCTTTTCTCCTGATGGAAAGACCTTGGCGGTCGGGTGCGGCGAGCCTGGGAAAAGTGGCGAGGTACGGCTAGTCGATTATGCGACGGGCGAGGTCAAGGGAGTCGTTTCGCGGACCAGTGATGTTGTCTTGGACATTGCCTTTCGTCCCGGCACTTCGGAATTAGCCGTCGCTTCGGCGGATAGTTCAATACGTATCGTGGATACCCAAACCATGAAAGAACTCCGCACGATCGTAAGTCACGCGGATTGGGTTACATCAGTAGCCTGGAGCGATGACGGCAAGATGCTTGCTTCGAGCAGTCGCGACAAGTCTGCCAAGGTCTACGATGGTGCCTCTGGTGATTTGGTCTCCAGCTATCTGGGACATAAGGACATCGTTCGGGGCGTGAACATCCTGCCCGATAACAAGCAGGTTGTCTCTGTTGGAGCCGATAAGAAGTTGCACCGATGGAATATTGCTGACAACAAGAAGGTTGCCGAGGTAGGGCTCGGAAGTGACGGCAACAAGATTGTCCGCCAGGGAGATGATGTGTTTGTGCCATGTTCCGACACGCGTCTTTTGGGGATCGACTTGAAGAGCAATAAAGTCGTCAAAGAGTTTAAAGGACACACCAACTGGGTCTTGTCCATCACGCCGCAGCCCGGTGTGAGTGATCCGGCAGGTCAATTGCTGGCGAGTGGATCGTTTGATGGCGAAGTAAAACTATGGAAAGTGGCCGACGCGTCGCCGGTACGAAGCTGGACGGCGAAGCCTTAA
- a CDS encoding DUF1501 domain-containing protein, whose translation MTRIIQQADRRAFLIASATGFAGLHFGIPGKVSAGEQDTLVSQNRGGGKAKSVILFFLCGGASHIDTWDLKPQAPAEYRGPFKPISTSAPGLQISEHLPQLAKQAHHLAVIRSVCGTVNTNDHHAGYYYNLTGHVPDVTFKTLGNDRRPYADDWPFMGSVVASRRPSQLGLPNAITLPHKPSRLPYTRPGQFAARLGVEFDPLYVKGSVAEPLKFQVPSLVLAGDVTPAQLQSRQQLLQTLDVARRQFDYSPIERTWKRHQKRTLDLLLSSQTSTMFDIESEPESIRTRYGPSINSTSLLLARRMVEAGVPFITVFWKENEAIKNKCRSAGGWDTHGNNFECLKQHLLPEFDQAFSALIEDLQQRNLLDETLLVVNSEMGRTPKIGDPRSGGVKGAGRDHWTHCQSVIMAGGGIQGGQAYGSSDRLGEYPAEHPLTPADIAKTVYYAAGIDNLQANDQQGRPYNLLEEGHPIEQLF comes from the coding sequence ATGACTCGAATCATCCAACAAGCTGACCGCCGGGCTTTTCTAATTGCCTCGGCGACCGGTTTCGCTGGTTTACATTTCGGAATTCCTGGCAAGGTCTCCGCAGGTGAACAAGACACGCTTGTATCGCAGAATCGTGGTGGCGGGAAAGCCAAATCGGTCATTTTGTTCTTTCTGTGTGGGGGTGCCTCGCACATCGATACATGGGACCTGAAACCACAAGCCCCCGCAGAATACCGAGGACCATTCAAGCCAATTTCAACATCGGCTCCCGGTCTACAGATTTCCGAACATCTCCCACAACTGGCCAAACAGGCACATCACTTGGCCGTCATTCGCTCCGTTTGCGGAACGGTCAACACCAACGATCATCACGCCGGTTATTACTACAACTTGACGGGTCACGTGCCAGATGTGACCTTTAAGACGCTTGGAAACGACCGACGCCCGTATGCCGACGATTGGCCATTCATGGGGTCCGTGGTTGCCTCGCGACGCCCCAGCCAACTCGGGCTGCCCAATGCCATTACCCTGCCCCACAAACCAAGTCGACTGCCGTACACGCGACCTGGCCAGTTTGCGGCGCGGCTTGGCGTTGAATTCGACCCGCTCTACGTAAAAGGTAGTGTTGCAGAGCCACTCAAGTTTCAGGTCCCTTCTTTGGTATTAGCTGGGGATGTGACGCCAGCTCAACTTCAGTCACGACAACAGTTACTACAGACGTTGGATGTCGCGAGAAGGCAGTTCGATTATTCCCCTATAGAGCGGACGTGGAAACGCCATCAGAAACGAACTCTCGACTTGCTTCTTTCTTCGCAGACAAGCACCATGTTCGACATTGAGAGCGAACCGGAATCGATTCGCACGCGGTACGGTCCGTCGATTAACTCGACAAGCTTGCTACTAGCGCGCAGGATGGTCGAAGCCGGGGTGCCGTTTATCACGGTGTTCTGGAAAGAAAACGAAGCGATTAAGAACAAGTGCCGTAGCGCCGGTGGCTGGGATACACACGGCAACAACTTCGAATGCTTGAAGCAACATCTACTACCGGAATTCGATCAGGCGTTTTCTGCGTTAATCGAGGACTTGCAGCAGCGAAATCTACTGGACGAGACGCTTCTGGTCGTTAATAGCGAGATGGGACGCACACCGAAGATTGGTGACCCACGTTCCGGCGGCGTAAAGGGTGCCGGACGTGACCACTGGACCCACTGTCAAAGCGTGATCATGGCCGGCGGCGGAATTCAAGGAGGACAGGCTTACGGCTCAAGCGATAGGCTGGGCGAATACCCGGCCGAACATCCGTTGACGCCGGCAGATATTGCAAAGACGGTCTACTACGCAGCCGGAATCGACAATCTTCAAGCAAACGACCAACAAGGCCGCCCTTACAATCTGTTGGAAGAAGGCCACCCAATCGAGCAGCTATTTTAA
- a CDS encoding DUF1501 domain-containing protein: MLSFLGKQTRLCNGVSRRDWLRLGGLGAFALSVDQLSTAQATEISLAPSSGSFGKAKRCIVLFMLGGPPQLETWDPKPDAPKEIRGEFGTIATATPGYHVGELMPHTAKLTDKIAVLRAMATGDNAHSSSGYWMLTGRPHSPKGQENALPGAPNNWPSLPAVVRHLKGDQSSLPGSIRLPEEIWNTGHIVWPGQDAGWLGNHADPWLITCDPNKADFRVPDIGLPLEISPERLSQRNALRDLMNNHFNKVDSAPVQRWSNWQAKAMDLLRTEETQAAFTVDQEPSHVRDRYGRNRFGQSVLLARRLVEHGVSLVQVNWTRWEEDENVAPAWDTHAKNGERLKNALMPPMDQAYSALLEDLDQRGMLEDTLVVWMGEFGRSPKINARGGRDHWGHCFSVALAGGGVTGGVVHGQSDRQAGYPLDGRVEPQDLASTVYHCLGIPPETTMKDPFGRPLAISTGTPITAIL, encoded by the coding sequence GGTGGCCTAGGGGCGTTTGCTCTTTCGGTTGATCAGCTGTCCACAGCACAGGCGACTGAAATATCCCTAGCCCCTAGCTCCGGTTCTTTTGGCAAGGCGAAACGCTGCATTGTGCTTTTCATGCTGGGTGGTCCTCCGCAGCTTGAAACATGGGACCCCAAGCCGGATGCTCCGAAGGAAATTCGAGGAGAGTTCGGAACCATTGCCACCGCAACACCTGGGTACCATGTCGGCGAATTAATGCCACACACAGCGAAACTGACCGACAAGATCGCTGTCTTGCGTGCCATGGCAACAGGAGACAACGCCCACTCTTCCAGTGGTTATTGGATGCTGACTGGACGACCGCACTCTCCCAAGGGACAGGAGAACGCTCTGCCTGGTGCTCCGAACAATTGGCCGTCACTGCCAGCGGTGGTAAGGCATTTAAAAGGAGATCAATCCAGCCTGCCTGGATCGATTCGTTTGCCCGAGGAGATCTGGAACACAGGACACATCGTATGGCCGGGACAAGATGCAGGATGGCTAGGTAATCATGCTGATCCCTGGCTGATTACTTGTGATCCCAATAAAGCCGACTTTCGCGTACCTGACATCGGACTTCCGCTTGAGATTTCACCGGAACGTCTCTCTCAGCGAAATGCCTTGCGGGACCTGATGAACAATCACTTCAATAAGGTCGACAGTGCCCCCGTACAGCGCTGGTCAAACTGGCAGGCGAAGGCAATGGACTTACTTCGAACCGAGGAAACACAAGCGGCGTTCACGGTCGACCAAGAGCCATCCCATGTCCGCGATCGCTACGGCCGCAATCGTTTCGGCCAGAGTGTACTACTGGCGCGACGATTGGTCGAGCATGGCGTATCTTTGGTACAAGTCAATTGGACCCGCTGGGAAGAAGACGAAAACGTCGCACCGGCTTGGGATACCCATGCCAAGAATGGCGAGCGACTCAAGAACGCTCTCATGCCGCCGATGGATCAGGCCTATTCCGCCCTGCTGGAAGATTTAGACCAGCGCGGCATGCTGGAAGATACTCTAGTCGTGTGGATGGGAGAGTTCGGACGATCGCCTAAGATCAACGCCCGGGGAGGACGCGACCACTGGGGACATTGCTTCTCGGTGGCCCTGGCAGGCGGGGGCGTTACGGGTGGCGTCGTTCACGGCCAGTCCGATCGACAAGCAGGCTATCCTCTGGATGGGCGAGTCGAACCTCAAGACCTAGCCTCGACCGTCTATCATTGCCTCGGAATACCGCCAGAAACCACCATGAAAGATCCGTTTGGGCGACCTTTGGCTATCTCTACCGGTACGCCGATTACCGCGATTCTCTAA